From the Dehalococcoidia bacterium genome, the window TGCTCTCAGGCTTCCAGACCTCGTTGAGCTGCTCGACCGTCATGCAGTCAACGAAGTCGTTCTGCGGGTTGACCAAGACCGAAAGGCCGTCGAGACCTACCAGGAGCTCGTAGTATTCGATGCCGTTCTCTTCGGCTGATGCGGCTTCCTTCTCACTGATGTGCCTGGAGGCATCGGAGATGTCGGTGTCGCCGACTACGAACCTCTTGAAGCCTCCGCCGCTGCCGGAGATCCCGACGTTTACGAGAACATCTGGAGCCACGGCCCTGAAGTCCTCAGCCACCGCCTCTGTGATTGGCGCCACTGTGCTGGAGCCGTCAATTTCAATCGTGCCCTTCAGCCTGGCTCGCTCCTGAACCATCTGCTGGGTAGGCGTGGGAACGCTTCCCACCATCGGGGGCAGCGCGGTCGCCGCGGGCATCGCCGAAGCGGGCTGCTGCGGCTGTGTAGGAGCCGCCCCTGTCCCGGCCACCGCTGGTGCCGCTGGCTGGGCTGCCGCTGGCTGAGCTGGCGCCTGAGGTGTCTCGGATGTCGTTTCCGAGCCACATGCCGCCACTGTCAGCGCTCCAACTAGGACTGCCAGGACAAACAGCCCCGGCAGGTCAAATATCCTGGCTCGCATCTCACTTAACATGATGATCGCTCATCCCTCCGCAATGATTGGTTCACTTCGCTTGTGTGCCCGGTTCCCTTTGGCGCGGTGGCCGGTCAGCACGGGCACTCGGAGTAGAACTCTAGCGGAAGCGGGTCAACAGACAGTTAAGCAATGTTTAACGGAGTGTTAGCGGGCTGATAAGGCCTGGTTAGCACTGCTGCACTCACCCAAGTGCCTGCCAAAAACCCCCTGCGATGATGACGACCCCAGCGATCGCTACAAACCAGCCGAAGTTGACTCGTCCGGCAAGTGCAATCAGCGTTCTAATCGACACAAACCCGACCAGTGCGGCTACCACCAATGCCACGACCGACTCCGGCGAAGAGTGTGCGCTGGTGCGGATGCCAGCGTAGAGCCCCGCTCCGACACTGACGGGAATGCTCATCAGAAAGCTCAGCGTGATGGCGTCTCGCCTGTCGATGCCACGTCCAAGGAGGACAGCGAGAGTCAGACCGGATGCCGCGAGCCCCTGCACGAAGCCGGCGAGTACGGCGTCCAGCCATCCTGCCTCCTCACGCTCACGCGCTTCCCGCTGCTGTCCCCTGTATAGCACACCGGCAGTCACCATCATGAGAAGTCCAACCGCTGCCATGGCGAGTCCGCTCGCGACTTGTGAGAATTCTTCCAGTCCCAGCAATAGCGCCATCCCGATTGGGGCGCTGACCAACGTCGCCATGACAACGAACTTCGAGACTGGGTCCAGTGAGAGAGGCGAGCTAAACAGGGCACCAACCAGCCGTCTGACCTCGGCTCGGAACGCTGCCAATGCGGCGAATGCAGTCCCGATATGCAGCCAGAGCGAAATCCCAACCGACTCGGAAAGGCTGCGGCCCGCAATCAGCGAGTAGGTTGCTGTCACCAGACCCTCTGAACTGACAGGCAGCCACTCCGCCACGCCTTGCAGGGCGCCGAGCAGAACTGCTTCCGTGTAGTTCAAGTCGCCCTTCTGAGCTTAACCCTGAACTCGCTGCCTTCCCCCTCGACGCTCGTGGCGCTTATATCTCCACCCTGCACCTGAACCAGGTGCTTCGAGATTGCCAGGCCCAGCCCCGTACCCTGTTCTCTTCGTGACCGGTCCACCTTGTAGAATCGCTCGAATATGTGCGGAAGGTGCTCTCTCGGTATCCCGACTCCGGTGTCCTTGACGGTCAGGGCCACCCAGTCACCATCCCGATGGGCGTTCAAAGTGATCTTGCCGCCGCTGGGCGTGAACCGGAGTGCGTTCTCCACCAGGTTCGTAAGGACTTGCTCCAGCCTGCGCTGTTCGCCCATCACATGGGGCAGCCCCTTCTGAGCGTGACACATTAACTCGATACCGTCCGACGATGCCGCAAACTGGAATCTCTCAGCTATCTCATCGAGCACATCGTCCACGCTCACTGGGGCGAGGTGGACAGGCATCTGACCGCTTTCGAGGCTGGAAAGCTCCAGCAGTTCGTCCACAAGGGAGGTCATTCTGGTCACGTCTCCCCGTATCCTCTGCAAAAAGTCGAAGGCCGTTTCCCTGTCATCGATCGCCCCGGACTCCAGGACCTCCACCATCGCGTTCGCGGACGCCAGAGGGCTTCGCAGTTCGTGAGAGACGTTGCTCACGAATTCCCTTCGTGTCGTCTCTATCTGCCTCGCTCTCGTTACGTCCCGAATGGTTAGGACAACATCCTCACGGTCATTTCCGGATACCGGCGTGGCAATCACCCCGAGAAACCTGCGCTCGTACAGAAGCTCAAGTTCTGCCCGCTGCATCTGGCGGGTCCCCGAGGCAGCGGCGACCAGGTTGAGCACCTCGGGATCTCTCACGACTTGTGCGAGGGGGCGCCCCCTCGCAGTCTGTGCATTTATTCCCAGGAGCCACTCCGCGGCACGGCTGACCAGCGTCACCGTCGTCTCCGAGTCAACTACGATGACTCCGTCGCCCATCGTGTCAATCGCCACAGCCATCTGTCGCCTCTCGGCCTCGAAAGTACGCACCTGGGATTCTATGACCTCTGACATTCTGTTGAACTCTTCGGTCAGACTGTTGGGCTCGCGAGACGGGGACGAGACCACTCTCTGGCCCAGCTCCCCTTCTGCCATCCGCCTCGCGCCCTCAGTCACTTGACGCATCAATGCCCGCTCTCTCCGGGATGCGACAAGAACGTAAACAGCTGCCGCAATACCGGCTGCGCCACACACTAGTCCGATGAGCCCTATGGCCCTGTTGAAGGAGACCTCCCAGTCGAGGCCCAGACCAGCTGCGAAGAGTAGGGTGGCGCTGAAAGCCAGAAGCGGAGCAACGATGTAAGCGACCGCAGTTCCTCTGAACAGTTGCCGCCAGTTCATCAATCAGCCGTCGAATCGGTACCCTACGCCACGAATCGTTACGATTCGGCAGGGCTGTGATGGCTCAGGTTCGATCTTCTCGCGAAGCCACCGGATGTGAACGTCGACCGTCCGTGAATCACCGATGTAGTCGTGTCCCCAGAGCCGTTCCAGGATCTGGTCTCTCGTGAACGCTCTTCCCCTGTTGGCGGCCAATAGCGCCAGTAAGGAGAATTCACGCGGCTTCATTGCGAGGTCTTCACCTTCCAGTGTGATCGAGTGACTCGCCAGGTCTATCGTCAGATTCCCGGAGCTGATGATCTCAGATTCATCTGCTGAGTTCTCCGATGCGGGTGGCGCAGACCGGCGAAGCATATTTCGGACCCTTGCCAGGAGCTCACGCATGGAGAACGGCTTGGTCACATAGTCGTCAGCTCCAAGTTCGAGGCCTACGACACGGTCTAATTCTTCACCGCGTGCCGTCAGCATCAGTATGGGAACTTCCGAGTGCCTTCGGAGGATTCTGCATACCTCGAACCCGTCGAGATTGGGAAGCATCACGTCGAGGATCACGAGGTCCGGGTTATTCGACTGCGCGATATTCAACCCGGACTCGCCATTTGTAGCTGTCAGGGTGTGATACCCCTCCTGCTCAAGGGTGTACTTGAGGGCAGTCAGGAGGTTGGGTTCATCTTCGACGACGAGGACTGTGTTGGACATACAATCTCGACCTCTCTTCACCAGCGAGTGAGTTAATCCCCGTTTCGAGACTACCACATTCGGCCCGGCTGCTTCATTGTGTGGAAGACCCGTAATTCCCACGAAATCCTGTCGGGTATGGTAAGTCCTTAGTGTGCCCCCTCTCTCTCAGGGCTTACAGGTGTAGGTAGGCCGCCCCTTCGTTCGTCCAGAGCTTGTCGAAGGACATCCGCCTCCCCTGGATTCCGGCCTTCGCCGGAATGACGGTTTGCGAATACCTACCCCTGTAAGTCCTGAGGGAGAGGGCTGGGGTGAGGGTGAAGGCGGATTGACTGCAGGTTGCTCGTTATACAGCCAGTCCTCTACAACACCTATATGACCTTCATCCCCCTCAACCTGATCAGGTCGGTGTTCGAGTATCCAAGCAGGCCGCAGATGACTTCCCGGTTGTGGTCCCCAAGAGACGGAGCGGACTCAAGACGCCACTTCATTTCGTCTGTCTTGAAAGGCCCGGAAGGATGCCGGAGCGTTTCACCGCCCGGATGCTCAACTTCCACGAAGTAGTCCCTCGACTCTAGGTGCTCCCATCCCAGGATGTCCTCAGGAGTAGCCACGTACGAAAAGGCAAGCCCCCGGTTCTGTGCCCGCTCGAAGATGTCCCGCTTGTCGTGTGCCATCAGCCACGGAAGCATCAGCGAGTCCAGTTCGTCAGCGTTCTCCCCGCGCCCGGCTCGATCGTCGAACTTGGGGTTGCCAAGCTCCGGGATACCCATGAGTTCAGCCATCTCGGGCCACTTGTGGTCCGGCCCTGCAATAACCCCGACATAGCCATTCCGACACGGGTAGGGCCCCCACGCCGCACGTCCGTAGCCACGGTTGCCAGTGCGCTGGAAGTTCGCACCGGCGTAGGAGTACATGCTCAGCGCATTCTCAAGAATCGTAGCCAGGTACTCGGATATGGCCACATCGACTTGCTGACCTTCACCTGTCGAGTCCCGGTGCCATAGGGCCGACAGCGTTCCCGCGAACGCGTTCTGTCCAGCCCCATACTGCGCCAGCCGTGCCGCCATCTGCAGAGGCTCTTTCTCCGGGTCGCCAGTGATGTACATCAGCCCGCCGGCAGCATACAGGTTGATCTCCTTGGCCTCGTAATCCCTGTATGGTCCAGTCTGGCCGAAGTTGGATATTGAGGTCATCACCAGTGATGACTTCTGCGCCCTCAGGCTCTCATAGTCCAGCCCAAGCGATGTCATGACACGAGGGTGGAAGTTCTCCACGACTACCTCAGCCCACTCCACTAGCTCTTGAAGGATCTTCCTTCCTGTCACCGTGGAAATGTCGAGCGTGATACTCTTCTTGGACGAGTTCAGATACAGGTGCAGCGCACCCGCGTTGATGTCGGGTGTATCGTCAGGGTAGGGGCCCACACGCCGGGCCGGATCGCCACCGTCGGGCCGTTCTACTTTGATGACCTCGGCTCCCTGAATTGCCATCAGCCGGGTCGCGTAGGGCCCTGCGACCCAGTGGCTCAGGTCAAGAACCCTCAGTCCTTCGAGAAATCCAGACACTTCTAGAGACAACCCGGGCTATCCTGTTGAAGAAATGACCGCCCTCTTGTGGACCGCCTTGCCGATCGGCTTGTCGCCTTCGTGGGCCTCGATCTCGTATGTAAGCCGGTTGCGGTCGACCTCTGTGAGCACCGAACGCACCGTGACGACACCGCCAACACTGGTCGGCGCGATGTGCCTGAGACCGTCCACTGCGTAACCCACGGACGTGTACCCTTCTGGGAGGTGCGGGTCCGTCGCCTGGATGCTGGCGTTTTCCATCAGTCCCAGCAGGTGTGGAGTTGAAAGCACGTCAGCGCCCTCTCTCCCCATCCTGTTAGTTGTCAGTTCCTTGGTGACCTCCACCTTCAGGACTGCCTCCTGCCCAGGTGAGATATTCTCCATCGCCATTGTGATTAACTCCTTCGCAGTTCTCTATGTGTCGATATGTCGAAAATTCGCGAGCCAATTGTAGCAGAGCATGACTGCCGACCCGCCGAACAATTCGCGAGCCTGATATCCTGTCCGGGCACACTGCGAACACTTCCCAATGAAAAGATCAACGGAGGAAGCTGATGAAGATTACATCAGTTGAATGCAGGATCCTCAGCGGCGATTTCCCATTCGTATGGATACACACTGATGAGGGCATAACGGGAATCGGAGAGTGCTTCCGCCGGCAGCCGTCCGTGACGAAGACCCTGATAGACGATCATCTTGCCCCCGCGATCATCGGGAAGGACCCGCGCGAGACTACTCCTCGCTTCGAAGACATGATGCGAGCCGGCTCTGCGGTGGAGATGGGCGGCGCGATCTTCTGCGCAATCGCCGGACTCGACATCGCGCTGTGGGACATCAAGGGAAAGGCATTCGGCGTCCCGATCTCTAACCTCCTCGGTGGAGCGCGCCGCGACAGCATCCCGGTATACGCCAGTTCCATGCGCCGTGACCTCAATCCACTTGATGAGGGCAGACGCGCGGCTTCTTTCGTCGAACAGGGCTACACGGGCTACAAGCTGCACAGCGCGGTCCCCGGCGCCATCGATCATCCCGCAGACCAGACAGTGGACACCGTCACGGAGGTGAGAGCCGCCGTCGGGGACGACATCGACATTCTGGTCGATGTAAACGGAGCGTTCTCAGTTCACCACTCGATCGAGATCGGCGCAGCCCTGGAGCAGTTGGGTGTCTTCCACTTCGAGGAGCCTCGTCCAGCCCAGGACCTCGAAGGACTGGCACAGATCGCAGATGCTCTGACAATCCCAATCGCCTCAGGTGAGATGATCTACACCCACCACGAGTACCGAGACCTGATACTCAAGGGCAGGGTGGACATCATCCAGCCCGACATAGTCAAGGTTCCCGGCTTCACCGAGTTCCTGAAGATCGACGCCCTCGCATCAGCGTTCAACATTCCTATCACCGTCCACAACACCCAGCCAATCCTGAGCACGGTTGCCCACCTGCACTATTGCGCCGCGAGCGCGATGGTCCCTTACTCTCAGGAGTACAACATCGAGCCGATCTCGATCCGTGACGAGTGGCCCATCCTCAAGGAGCCCCTGCAGGTCGTGGATGGACACATCGCCGTTCCAACTGGCCCCGGTCTTGGCGTCGAATTGGACGAAGACATGGTCCGCCGTCTGGCTGACGGCTAGTAGGTGCAAGGAAGGGCTGAATGCAGAACGCCGAGCTTATCTGGAAGTACCGGACAGCCGATGTCGTCTCTTCCAGTCCCGCCATCTCGGATGGCATTGTGTACATCGGCTCAGAAGACGGTAACCTGCTGGCACTCGATTCAGAAACTGGTGAACCCCGCTGGACACACAGTGCTGGGGGGAAGGTCTATGCCTCACCCCGCGTTGTTGATGGAGTGGTCTATGTCGGGTTCTGGCAAGGACCTGTCTGCGCTCTCGACGCCTTAAGTGGAGAAGTCCACTGGCAAACGCAGCTCGGCGAAGGCGTCTTCTCGTCTCCTGCTATTGCGGAAGCAGTAGTCTACATCGGCTCCACCGACAACAACCTTAGCGCCCTGAGCGCTGCAACCGGTGAAATCATCTGGCGCAATGCGACTGAAGATTGGGTGATGTCCTCTCCCAGAGTTGTCGAAGGGGTCCTTTTCGCTGGCTCCAATGACTGTTCTTTGCACGCCATCGAGGCATCAACCGGCAGAACTAAGTGGCGTTTCGGGACCGACGGGGTCGTGTTTTCATCCCCAGCTATCCACGATGGAAAGGTCTTCTTCGGTTCTTGTGATGACCACGTGTACGCTGTCGACACCAGTACAGGTCGCGAGGTCTGGCGGTATGAGACCGGGGATTGGGTGGTCTCTTCCCCTCGTGTCGCAGATGAAGTCGTGTACGTCGGCTCCAGAGACCGATACCTATACGCACTGGACGTCATGACTGGACTGGTCATCTGGCGACATCAAACAGGCGGCCGAATAGAGTCATCTCCAGCCGTCGTGGACGGAGTTGTCTACTTCGGCTCCTTCGACAACCACCTATTCGCCGTTGGTGCCACGACTGGCAACTTACAGTGGCGATACGCGACCGAAGGCAGCGTTTCTTCGTCTCCAAGAGTGGTCGATGATGTTGTGTTCTTCGGTTCCTCCGACGGACACGTCTATGCTCTCAGAGTTCCCGGCAGTCTACAGCCCTTCGATCTCCACTGGCTCGATCTCGTCTGCCACTTCGAATCCCAGGATACGAGCGTAGAAGTACAGCTCAGCCTCGAGCGCCCGCATGATGTTCTCCGACTTTCGGAACCCGTGCTGCTCGCCCTCGAAAGGCAGGTAAGCGACAGGCAGTCCCTTGTCCCGCAGCGCATCCACCATGACCTCTGCCTGGTTGGGCAGAACGACTTTGTCCTCCAGGCCCTGCAGCAGAATAATCGGACACGAGAGCTGGTCAGTGTGATGTATGGGTGAACGCTCCACGTAAAGGTCGCGACGCTCAGGGTAGGGCCCAACCATCGAGTCCAGGTAGCGCGACTCGAACTTGTGGGTCTCAGTCGCCAGCCCTTCGAGATCGCTCACCCCGTAGTAGCTTGCCCCCACTTTGAACACGTCTCTGAACGTAAGCGATGCAAGTGTCGTGTAGCCACCGGCGCTGCCACCTCGCACCATCAGCCTGTCACCGTCCACCTCTCCCTCATCGACCAGGTACAGCGCAGCGTTGATGCAGTCGTCGATGTCCACGATTCCCCATTGACCGTTGAGTCTTCGGCGGTACTCGGTGCCGTAACCAGTGCTCCCACCGTAGTTGACGTCAGCCACAGCGATGCCGCGACTGGTCCAGAACTGGTACGAGAGGTTGAACGATGTCGATGCCGACCCTGTCGGCCCTCCGTGGCTAACCACAAGCAGCGGAGGCCTCTCGTCGTCAGGCCCTTCGAAGTCAGCGTTCTTGACTGAGTAATAGTAGGCATAGGCGGTCTTTCCGCCAGTGGTCTCGAACTCTATTGAGCGCGGCTCGGAAATGTACCCATCGTCCACAGGGACGGCTCGCGATTGCTTTAGCGGCGCTATCGCCCCGGTGTCAGCGTTGAGTGAGACCAGGGAGTCGGGTAGGGCTGCCGACCCTGCCTCCAGTGCCGCATGTCCATTCCCGGCCACGATGTCGCCACGGGACATCTCGGTGTACGGAGACTCAACAGGCGTGAACTGAGTCGTCCGAGTGTCAATCGTCGCCAGCTTCCAGAAGCCGTTCTCCACGTACTTGCACACGATCCTGTCAGCCGACTCAAACGCATAGGTTCTTGTGCCAAGGGCCCATGCAGGCGCTCCAAACTCTGCCTGCATCGGCGCCATTGCCTCTATATGACCGCTCCTACATCGGTACAGGTTCCACCATCCCGTCCTGTCTGACACGAAGTAGAGTGTCCCATCCGGTGACCACTCAGGCTGGAAGACCGACTCGCCTTCCTCACCGGCAATCTTTACGAGGTCGCCAAGTGTGCCGTCTCCCTGAACGCTGGCGACCCACAGCTCGGTGGTGTCCCACGGCATGTTTGGGTGGTCCCACGAAAGCCACGCCATCTGTGAACCGTCAGGACTGACTGACGGATACCCGTAGAAGTCGCTGCCGATGACGAGCACCTCACCCTCGCCTCCGTCCGTGACATCAAGCGCGACGATGGTGTTGACCGCCTCCCGGTCTGCGTTGCGGTGGTCTTCTCTGACGCAGACCAGCCTGCCGGTTCCAGCGTCGATCTCCCCGTCGGCGTACCGCAGGTCCACGCCCACCGGTG encodes:
- a CDS encoding substrate-binding domain-containing protein, with the protein product MRARIFDLPGLFVLAVLVGALTVAACGSETTSETPQAPAQPAAAQPAAPAVAGTGAAPTQPQQPASAMPAATALPPMVGSVPTPTQQMVQERARLKGTIEIDGSSTVAPITEAVAEDFRAVAPDVLVNVGISGSGGGFKRFVVGDTDISDASRHISEKEAASAEENGIEYYELLVGLDGLSVLVNPQNDFVDCMTVEQLNEVWKPES
- a CDS encoding undecaprenyl-diphosphate phosphatase produces the protein MNYTEAVLLGALQGVAEWLPVSSEGLVTATYSLIAGRSLSESVGISLWLHIGTAFAALAAFRAEVRRLVGALFSSPLSLDPVSKFVVMATLVSAPIGMALLLGLEEFSQVASGLAMAAVGLLMMVTAGVLYRGQQREAREREEAGWLDAVLAGFVQGLAASGLTLAVLLGRGIDRRDAITLSFLMSIPVSVGAGLYAGIRTSAHSSPESVVALVVAALVGFVSIRTLIALAGRVNFGWFVAIAGVVIIAGGFWQALG
- a CDS encoding PAS domain-containing protein — encoded protein: MNWRQLFRGTAVAYIVAPLLAFSATLLFAAGLGLDWEVSFNRAIGLIGLVCGAAGIAAAVYVLVASRRERALMRQVTEGARRMAEGELGQRVVSSPSREPNSLTEEFNRMSEVIESQVRTFEAERRQMAVAIDTMGDGVIVVDSETTVTLVSRAAEWLLGINAQTARGRPLAQVVRDPEVLNLVAAASGTRQMQRAELELLYERRFLGVIATPVSGNDREDVVLTIRDVTRARQIETTRREFVSNVSHELRSPLASANAMVEVLESGAIDDRETAFDFLQRIRGDVTRMTSLVDELLELSSLESGQMPVHLAPVSVDDVLDEIAERFQFAASSDGIELMCHAQKGLPHVMGEQRRLEQVLTNLVENALRFTPSGGKITLNAHRDGDWVALTVKDTGVGIPREHLPHIFERFYKVDRSRREQGTGLGLAISKHLVQVQGGDISATSVEGEGSEFRVKLRRAT
- a CDS encoding response regulator transcription factor — encoded protein: MSNTVLVVEDEPNLLTALKYTLEQEGYHTLTATNGESGLNIAQSNNPDLVILDVMLPNLDGFEVCRILRRHSEVPILMLTARGEELDRVVGLELGADDYVTKPFSMRELLARVRNMLRRSAPPASENSADESEIISSGNLTIDLASHSITLEGEDLAMKPREFSLLALLAANRGRAFTRDQILERLWGHDYIGDSRTVDVHIRWLREKIEPEPSQPCRIVTIRGVGYRFDG
- a CDS encoding CoA transferase produces the protein MSLEVSGFLEGLRVLDLSHWVAGPYATRLMAIQGAEVIKVERPDGGDPARRVGPYPDDTPDINAGALHLYLNSSKKSITLDISTVTGRKILQELVEWAEVVVENFHPRVMTSLGLDYESLRAQKSSLVMTSISNFGQTGPYRDYEAKEINLYAAGGLMYITGDPEKEPLQMAARLAQYGAGQNAFAGTLSALWHRDSTGEGQQVDVAISEYLATILENALSMYSYAGANFQRTGNRGYGRAAWGPYPCRNGYVGVIAGPDHKWPEMAELMGIPELGNPKFDDRAGRGENADELDSLMLPWLMAHDKRDIFERAQNRGLAFSYVATPEDILGWEHLESRDYFVEVEHPGGETLRHPSGPFKTDEMKWRLESAPSLGDHNREVICGLLGYSNTDLIRLRGMKVI
- a CDS encoding thioesterase, which gives rise to MAMENISPGQEAVLKVEVTKELTTNRMGREGADVLSTPHLLGLMENASIQATDPHLPEGYTSVGYAVDGLRHIAPTSVGGVVTVRSVLTEVDRNRLTYEIEAHEGDKPIGKAVHKRAVISSTG
- a CDS encoding mandelate racemase/muconate lactonizing enzyme family protein, with translation MKITSVECRILSGDFPFVWIHTDEGITGIGECFRRQPSVTKTLIDDHLAPAIIGKDPRETTPRFEDMMRAGSAVEMGGAIFCAIAGLDIALWDIKGKAFGVPISNLLGGARRDSIPVYASSMRRDLNPLDEGRRAASFVEQGYTGYKLHSAVPGAIDHPADQTVDTVTEVRAAVGDDIDILVDVNGAFSVHHSIEIGAALEQLGVFHFEEPRPAQDLEGLAQIADALTIPIASGEMIYTHHEYRDLILKGRVDIIQPDIVKVPGFTEFLKIDALASAFNIPITVHNTQPILSTVAHLHYCAASAMVPYSQEYNIEPISIRDEWPILKEPLQVVDGHIAVPTGPGLGVELDEDMVRRLADG
- a CDS encoding S9 family peptidase; protein product: MPTTAPYGSWKSPITTDLIVEGSVSLGSMQIDGDDLYWVEMRPQEGARNVIVRRTPGGEVNDVTPAPYNVRTRVHEYGGLCFWVKDGVVLFSNFADQRVYRQEPGGQPEPITPVGVDLRYADGEIDAGTGRLVCVREDHRNADREAVNTIVALDVTDGGEGEVLVIGSDFYGYPSVSPDGSQMAWLSWDHPNMPWDTTELWVASVQGDGTLGDLVKIAGEEGESVFQPEWSPDGTLYFVSDRTGWWNLYRCRSGHIEAMAPMQAEFGAPAWALGTRTYAFESADRIVCKYVENGFWKLATIDTRTTQFTPVESPYTEMSRGDIVAGNGHAALEAGSAALPDSLVSLNADTGAIAPLKQSRAVPVDDGYISEPRSIEFETTGGKTAYAYYYSVKNADFEGPDDERPPLLVVSHGGPTGSASTSFNLSYQFWTSRGIAVADVNYGGSTGYGTEYRRRLNGQWGIVDIDDCINAALYLVDEGEVDGDRLMVRGGSAGGYTTLASLTFRDVFKVGASYYGVSDLEGLATETHKFESRYLDSMVGPYPERRDLYVERSPIHHTDQLSCPIILLQGLEDKVVLPNQAEVMVDALRDKGLPVAYLPFEGEQHGFRKSENIMRALEAELYFYARILGFEVADEIEPVEIEGL